One region of Methanomassiliicoccus luminyensis B10 genomic DNA includes:
- a CDS encoding KH domain-containing protein, with the protein MRLMRIPKERVGALIGTDGETKDLIERRAGVKLQIDTEGEVNIEENPQDPLAALKTMDLVKAIGRGFSPQRAIRLLDDDEYLEIIELGDFIGKKSDQLSRVRSRLIGTNGKTRRIIEDLTGAHMSIYGSTVSLIGNSVQLPVAKTAVEMILRGSEHATVYRYLERSRATLRIAEMGFDV; encoded by the coding sequence ATGAGACTCATGCGCATACCAAAGGAGCGCGTCGGCGCGCTCATTGGCACTGATGGCGAGACCAAGGATCTCATCGAGAGGCGCGCCGGCGTCAAGTTGCAGATAGACACCGAGGGCGAGGTCAACATCGAGGAGAACCCCCAGGACCCCCTGGCCGCGCTCAAGACCATGGACCTGGTGAAAGCGATCGGGAGAGGCTTCTCCCCCCAGCGGGCCATCAGGTTGCTGGACGACGACGAGTACCTCGAGATCATAGAACTGGGTGACTTCATCGGCAAGAAGTCGGACCAGCTCTCCAGGGTAAGGTCCCGGCTAATCGGGACGAACGGCAAGACCAGGAGGATCATCGAGGATCTGACGGGGGCGCACATGTCCATCTACGGGAGCACCGTTTCGCTCATCGGCAACTCCGTCCAGCTGCCGGTGGCCAAGACCGCGGTGGAGATGATCCTGCGCGGCAGCGAGCACGCCACGGTGTACCGGTACCTGGAGAGGTCGAGGGCCACCCTGCGCATCGCCGAGATGGGCTTCGACGTCTGA
- a CDS encoding metal ABC transporter permease: protein MASEALLGDLQILLGMPFFQMALIGGCLATFVCATMGLFIVLRKESMIGDSAAHTSFGGVAIGLLLGLDPILFALVLSTLAILGMSYMKKKGIAQSDAAMAVMLATGFAIGLIAIGISGGFNVSVMDYLFGSILTISSADLTLMALLSVAVLSVVMLFFKELVAMTFDEPSSRMNGIPVSWLSLTFNILMAVTVVLSIKVVGIILVVALLVIPALAALQLNLSFRKTLMASMIIGVGSTLFGIMLSGLIDLPAAGVIVLADVFMLLTLVAYQRLGRPSGSGSGQGEKARTG from the coding sequence ATGGCGTCTGAAGCGCTCCTCGGCGACCTCCAGATCCTCCTGGGCATGCCCTTCTTCCAGATGGCATTGATCGGCGGATGCCTGGCGACCTTCGTGTGCGCTACCATGGGCCTGTTCATAGTCCTGAGGAAGGAGTCCATGATCGGGGACAGCGCGGCGCACACTTCCTTCGGGGGCGTGGCCATCGGCCTGCTGCTGGGACTGGACCCCATCCTCTTCGCCCTGGTGCTCTCCACCCTGGCCATCCTGGGCATGTCCTATATGAAAAAGAAAGGCATCGCCCAGTCCGACGCAGCGATGGCGGTGATGCTGGCAACGGGCTTCGCGATCGGCCTGATCGCCATCGGCATATCCGGCGGCTTCAATGTCTCGGTGATGGACTATCTGTTCGGCTCCATACTCACCATATCCTCCGCCGACCTGACGCTGATGGCCCTGCTGAGCGTGGCAGTGCTCTCCGTGGTCATGCTGTTCTTCAAGGAGCTGGTGGCCATGACCTTCGACGAGCCATCGTCCCGCATGAACGGGATACCGGTGAGCTGGCTCTCGCTGACGTTCAACATCCTCATGGCCGTGACCGTGGTGCTGTCCATCAAGGTAGTGGGAATAATACTGGTGGTGGCGCTCCTGGTCATACCGGCCCTGGCGGCGCTGCAGCTCAACCTGTCGTTCCGCAAGACCCTCATGGCCAGCATGATCATCGGGGTAGGGAGCACGCTGTTCGGCATCATGCTGTCCGGCCTCATCGATCTGCCCGCCGCCGGGGTCATCGTGCTCGCCGACGTGTTCATGCTCCTCACCCTGGTGGCGTACCAGCGCTTGGGGCGCCCGTCGGGCTCCGGGTCAGGGCAGGGAGAGAAGGCTCGCACCGGTTAG
- a CDS encoding metal ABC transporter ATP-binding protein, which produces MTAIPGVGPGAVLEIEDLTVVRGGAKVIDEADLLIERGDYVGLVGPNGGGKTTLIRAILGYLPKEDGSIRLFGKDIEGFDEWHRVAYVPQDAINFDQQFPLSVRELVSLGRVRRSNLFRRLNRDDWEKVDEALEFMGIADLSERRIGQLSGGQKQRAFVAKALVLDPELLMLDEPLSGMDAGTQEKFYGKLSELNREKGTTIMVVSHDLTAVFDRMTRVVCVNRRVHESGVGSGEETLRKAYGDHFRFVYHRPESEEGSTDGV; this is translated from the coding sequence ATGACCGCCATACCAGGAGTGGGGCCCGGAGCGGTCCTCGAGATCGAAGACCTGACCGTGGTCCGGGGAGGCGCGAAAGTGATCGATGAAGCTGACCTCTTGATAGAGAGGGGCGACTACGTCGGCCTGGTGGGGCCCAACGGAGGGGGCAAGACCACTCTCATCCGCGCAATACTGGGCTATCTGCCGAAGGAGGACGGGAGCATCCGCCTCTTCGGCAAGGACATCGAAGGGTTCGATGAGTGGCACCGGGTGGCCTACGTGCCCCAGGACGCCATCAACTTCGACCAGCAGTTCCCCCTGAGCGTCAGGGAGCTGGTCTCGCTGGGCCGGGTGCGCAGGTCCAACCTGTTCCGCCGGCTCAACAGGGACGACTGGGAGAAGGTCGACGAGGCCCTGGAGTTCATGGGCATCGCGGACCTGTCAGAAAGGAGGATCGGGCAGCTGTCCGGGGGGCAGAAGCAGCGGGCCTTCGTGGCCAAGGCCCTGGTCCTCGATCCGGAGCTCCTGATGCTCGACGAGCCGCTGTCCGGCATGGACGCGGGGACCCAGGAGAAGTTCTATGGGAAGCTGAGCGAGCTGAACCGGGAGAAGGGGACCACCATCATGGTGGTCTCTCATGACCTCACCGCGGTGTTCGACAGGATGACCCGGGTGGTCTGCGTCAACCGCCGCGTGCACGAGTCGGGTGTGGGGTCCGGGGAGGAGACCCTCCGCAAAGCCTATGGGGACCATTTCCGCTTCGTTTACCATCGCCCGGAGAGCGAGGAGGGGAGCACCGATGGCGTCTGA
- a CDS encoding metal ABC transporter solute-binding protein, Zn/Mn family, protein MISKNQKIFAIGIVAILAMSGIAALVLSPGGVSPGDENDADKLKVVTAFYPLRYMVETIGGDKVEVSSLLPDGTEGHDWSPTTSDILKAGKADLFIYNGAGMDDPWVENQVLPAIDTDKVTVVKSAEAVALSESTVKGTRFFVFDNDNDQTLVYDSSDAKVALGTTFEFDLDVFAAYSGYYDRAVEALNSAHYNLLFIPGADSVTVMNTGAHGDHYHAPSISATIPAGKPMHAAVSIDNKYVAFALDGENAVLVIDVNAPASYYKVADTAGSSTTNHATVVFDQNSLVYYADMSEIGDNQKNLMIINAKTGSKVLSGGYAGNAPEGGVYSSATGKVYFTCADGLSVVTSSGYMKTIPYAHEGDRLSRSWISDNGTWLISYVGSASQGLAYSSIVVYDLVNETLVAEMPVAVAQTASHGWPASMLLDDSRTVVITDPATGKVILVDVVDGAVREVDLEVEEPVSMRPVEDLNRHNLWVATGEGKLYLIDVNALRVETSMEMESSLGRNIVLSITSLVAEQGSNEPMYDPHTWISPHNARQQALTILNALVAEDPDNEDYYTERWEEFDEKLEDLDLRYKAELEGKTVDMVFVTHEAYGYLADRYGFNQKGIIGIYAEEQPSVSTLKALVASMIEHEVYVVYYDPTWTDKWAKTMKSSVESLSGHSVQMLKLYLLVGDVDGLDFLEQMEANLDSLKIGLGASG, encoded by the coding sequence GTGATCTCGAAAAACCAGAAGATTTTCGCGATTGGCATAGTGGCTATATTGGCAATGTCAGGCATCGCGGCCCTCGTCCTTTCACCCGGAGGCGTTTCACCGGGGGACGAGAACGATGCGGACAAGCTGAAAGTAGTGACCGCGTTCTATCCCTTGAGGTACATGGTCGAGACCATCGGAGGGGACAAGGTCGAGGTCAGCTCACTGCTCCCCGATGGCACCGAGGGGCACGACTGGTCCCCGACGACCAGTGACATACTGAAGGCCGGCAAAGCGGACCTGTTCATATATAACGGCGCGGGCATGGACGATCCGTGGGTGGAGAACCAGGTCCTCCCGGCCATCGATACCGACAAGGTCACCGTGGTGAAGTCCGCCGAGGCGGTGGCCCTTTCCGAGAGCACCGTCAAGGGCACCAGGTTCTTCGTGTTCGACAACGACAACGACCAAACGCTGGTGTATGATTCATCCGACGCGAAGGTGGCCCTGGGCACGACCTTCGAATTCGATCTGGATGTCTTCGCGGCCTATTCGGGCTACTACGACCGGGCCGTCGAGGCCCTCAACTCCGCGCACTACAACCTGCTGTTCATACCGGGAGCCGACAGCGTCACCGTGATGAACACGGGCGCTCACGGGGACCATTATCACGCGCCCTCTATATCCGCGACCATCCCCGCTGGCAAGCCCATGCATGCCGCCGTATCGATCGACAATAAGTATGTGGCCTTCGCGCTGGACGGTGAAAACGCTGTCCTGGTGATCGATGTCAACGCGCCCGCCAGCTACTACAAGGTTGCGGACACCGCCGGCTCCTCCACCACCAACCACGCTACCGTGGTCTTCGACCAGAACAGCCTGGTGTACTACGCGGACATGAGCGAGATCGGGGACAACCAGAAGAACCTCATGATAATCAACGCGAAGACCGGCAGCAAGGTCCTTTCCGGCGGCTATGCCGGCAACGCTCCCGAAGGAGGCGTATATTCCTCCGCTACCGGGAAGGTCTACTTTACCTGCGCCGACGGCCTGTCCGTGGTGACCTCGAGCGGGTACATGAAGACCATACCATACGCGCATGAGGGGGACCGCCTCTCCAGGTCTTGGATAAGCGATAACGGGACCTGGCTGATATCCTACGTCGGAAGCGCCTCTCAAGGCCTCGCCTACTCCTCCATCGTCGTGTACGACCTCGTCAATGAGACCCTGGTCGCCGAGATGCCGGTAGCAGTGGCGCAGACGGCCTCCCACGGTTGGCCCGCCTCCATGCTGCTGGATGACAGCCGCACCGTGGTCATCACCGATCCTGCGACCGGCAAGGTCATCTTGGTAGACGTCGTCGACGGCGCGGTCAGGGAGGTCGACCTCGAGGTCGAGGAACCCGTTTCCATGAGGCCGGTCGAGGACCTCAACCGCCACAACCTGTGGGTGGCGACCGGCGAGGGCAAGTTGTACCTGATAGATGTGAATGCCCTCAGGGTTGAGACGAGCATGGAAATGGAGTCCTCGCTCGGCAGGAACATCGTGCTGTCGATCACCTCCCTCGTCGCCGAGCAAGGCTCGAACGAACCCATGTACGATCCCCACACCTGGATCAGCCCCCACAACGCCCGGCAGCAGGCCTTGACGATCCTCAACGCCCTGGTGGCGGAGGACCCCGACAACGAGGACTACTACACCGAGAGGTGGGAGGAGTTTGACGAGAAGCTCGAGGACCTGGACCTGCGGTACAAGGCGGAACTGGAAGGAAAAACCGTGGACATGGTATTCGTCACCCATGAGGCCTACGGGTACCTGGCGGACCGGTACGGGTTCAATCAGAAAGGCATCATAGGAATATACGCGGAGGAGCAACCGAGCGTATCAACCTTGAAGGCCCTCGTCGCCAGCATGATCGAGCATGAGGTCTACGTAGTCTATTACGACCCCACGTGGACCGACAAGTGGGCGAAGACCATGAAGAGCAGCGTGGAAAGCCTGTCCGGCCACAGCGTCCAGATGCTGAAGCTGTACCTTCTGGTCGGCGACGTGGACGGACTAGACTTCCTGGAGCAGATGGAGGCGAACCTGGACAGTCTGAAGATAGGTCTGGGGGCGAGCGGATGA
- a CDS encoding leucine-rich repeat protein: protein MASIAIILLLSTIIGPVPLAGTVSGAVSGDYTYQLINGDTEVEITKYSGTGEAVIPETIEGKNVTSIGYRAFYQNTFVTSIIIPNNVTTIGDQAFRGCTALVSVTLPNNITSIATYMFYGCSVLSSVTIGNKVSTIGNYAFFGCTALTSVTIPNSVTSIDNYAFAACSALTSVVIPESVTSIGIGPFQSCSALTGINVDESNEDYASIDGVLYNKTIQLLVQFPGGKSGDFTIPSSVTAINDRAFSLCKSLTSVAIPGSVVTIGSYAFNNCQNLKEVTISNGVNTIGLQAFFGCSALTSVTIPGSVTSIGQQAFGSCAALKSVIIEDGVTTTIGLQAFFGCSALTSVTIPNSVTSIGNSAFQNCVALTSVTIPNSVTSIGSSAFSGCTDMVTVIIEDGVTATIGNYAFSGSKALTTLTIPGSVTTIGNGAFSGSSNLKSVVIEDGVTAIGGNMFQGCVNLTSVTIPGSVTSIGNSAFQNCVALTSVTMPGSVTTIGNYAFRYCALTSVTIPGSVTSIGQQAFGSCAALTAINVDESNENYASVNGILYSKDLKTLIQCPAGKSGELIVSDSVTTIDYGAFSACAALTSVTIGSNVTAIGNVAFSSCTDLTLVVIGSNVTAIGNSAFYGCVNLTTMVFHGNAPSVGSSWTTGADNLVIYYHKGATGFITPIWSDNYCYPLSYINGTVLDADGIAISGATVTLPDGVSVLSGPDGNYTIDGVLPGTYNITIEKEGYVSIIHEVEVEQAEDAVVEPLSMSLVPADPDPIDPDPSDPDPQTNPKNDDGLDITLIAGAVAAIAAVIVAAVLLVRRRSGP from the coding sequence ATGGCCAGTATCGCGATCATATTACTGTTGTCCACGATCATAGGGCCCGTTCCCCTGGCCGGCACGGTGTCAGGCGCTGTGAGCGGCGACTACACTTACCAGCTGATCAACGGCGACACTGAGGTGGAGATTACCAAGTACAGCGGTACTGGTGAAGCTGTAATACCTGAGACGATTGAAGGGAAGAATGTCACCAGCATAGGGTATAGGGCGTTCTATCAGAACACCTTCGTGACCTCCATCATCATACCGAACAACGTCACCACCATCGGCGACCAGGCTTTCCGCGGTTGCACCGCCCTGGTCTCCGTGACCCTGCCGAACAACATTACCAGTATCGCCACCTATATGTTCTACGGGTGCTCCGTTTTGAGCTCGGTGACCATCGGCAACAAAGTTAGCACCATCGGCAACTATGCGTTCTTTGGCTGCACCGCCCTGACCTCCGTTACCATACCCAACAGCGTCACCAGCATCGACAACTATGCCTTCGCCGCTTGCTCCGCCCTGACCTCGGTGGTCATACCTGAGAGCGTAACCAGCATTGGCATCGGTCCGTTCCAGAGCTGTTCCGCCCTGACTGGGATCAACGTCGATGAGAGCAACGAGGATTACGCCAGCATCGACGGTGTTCTGTACAACAAGACCATACAACTGCTTGTTCAGTTTCCCGGAGGCAAGAGCGGTGACTTCACCATACCCAGCAGTGTTACTGCCATAAACGATCGTGCGTTCTCCTTATGCAAATCCCTGACCTCGGTGGCAATACCAGGTAGCGTTGTTACTATCGGAAGCTATGCCTTCAACAATTGCCAAAATTTGAAAGAGGTTACCATATCTAACGGTGTCAACACCATCGGCCTGCAAGCGTTCTTTGGCTGCTCCGCCCTGACCTCCGTTACCATACCCGGCAGCGTTACCAGTATCGGTCAGCAGGCGTTCGGCTCTTGCGCCGCCCTGAAATCGGTGATCATCGAAGACGGCGTTACCACTACCATCGGCCTGCAAGCGTTCTTTGGCTGCTCCGCCCTGACCTCCGTTACCATACCCAACAGCGTCACCAGCATCGGCAACAGTGCGTTCCAGAACTGTGTCGCCCTGACCTCCGTTACCATACCCAACAGCGTCACCAGCATCGGCAGCAGTGCCTTCTCCGGCTGCACCGACATGGTCACAGTGATCATAGAGGACGGCGTAACCGCCACCATCGGCAACTATGCCTTCTCTGGCTCCAAGGCCCTGACCACATTGACCATACCCGGCAGTGTCACCACCATAGGCAATGGTGCCTTCTCCGGCAGCTCCAACCTGAAATCAGTGGTCATCGAAGACGGCGTCACCGCCATCGGAGGCAATATGTTCCAGGGCTGCGTCAACCTGACCTCCGTTACCATACCCGGCAGCGTTACCAGTATCGGCAACAGTGCGTTCCAGAACTGTGTCGCCCTGACCTCCGTTACCATGCCCGGCAGTGTAACCACCATCGGAAACTATGCCTTCAGGTATTGCGCCCTGACCTCCGTTACCATACCCGGCAGCGTTACCAGTATCGGTCAGCAGGCGTTCGGCTCTTGCGCCGCCCTGACTGCGATCAATGTCGACGAGAGCAACGAGAACTATGCCAGCGTCAATGGCATACTGTACAGCAAGGACCTTAAAACATTAATACAGTGCCCGGCGGGCAAGAGCGGCGAGCTCATCGTATCCGACAGCGTCACCACCATCGACTACGGGGCCTTTTCTGCTTGCGCCGCCCTGACATCCGTGACCATCGGCAGCAACGTTACTGCCATCGGCAACGTTGCATTTTCTTCCTGTACCGACCTGACCTTAGTGGTTATCGGCAGCAACGTTACCGCCATCGGCAACAGTGCGTTCTACGGCTGCGTCAACCTGACCACAATGGTATTCCACGGCAACGCGCCCTCGGTCGGAAGCAGTTGGACAACAGGTGCCGACAACTTGGTGATATACTACCACAAAGGCGCGACCGGCTTCATCACTCCGATATGGAGCGATAACTACTGCTACCCCCTGAGCTATATCAACGGGACCGTGCTAGACGCTGATGGCATTGCGATCAGCGGCGCCACCGTGACGCTACCGGACGGGGTGTCCGTTCTCAGCGGACCAGACGGCAACTACACCATCGACGGCGTCCTTCCTGGTACGTACAACATCACCATCGAGAAGGAGGGGTACGTTAGCATCATTCATGAAGTTGAGGTGGAACAGGCTGAAGATGCGGTGGTGGAGCCGCTGAGCATGTCCCTGGTCCCCGCCGATCCAGATCCCATCGACCCTGACCCCAGCGATCCCGACCCCCAGACGAACCCCAAGAATGACGATGGGCTGGACATCACGCTCATCGCCGGAGCCGTGGCGGCGATCGCCGCGGTAATTGTGGCGGCGGTGCTGTTGGTGCGCAGGAGGTCTGGACCGTGA
- a CDS encoding metal ABC transporter solute-binding protein, Zn/Mn family, with the protein MTSKKQMIFAVAIVAILVTAGAAALLLSTGGKGDSDKVNVVASFYPLAYMAKTIGGDKVSVSTLIPENTEVHSWSPSAADILAADKADLFIYNGASLDMWVENQLLPAIDTSDTTVVKTTAGMVLHEGSGEDAVEDTRFFVFDNDKQQLLVYDSHDGAMVLSQTFPFGLNMTATYSGYFDPAIEATNSAGYKLLFIPNLNNVTVLNTGLHGDHFHDAEVVTVIDVGKPLHAHVSEDGQYVAFALDNDNGVLIIPVNAPAEYKVVLDPAGSSSTNHATVVFDDDNLVYYADMRETGNNPENLMIVDAETGEIVLSGGYAGNAPHGGQYSSVTGKVYLDCADGLAVVGPDGYEKTIPYGHDGGRLSRSWISENGTWVISYVGDTGRGLAYASIVAYDIVNESLVAEIDVEVQQKANHGWPASILLEDGRTVAISDPATGKVLLIDVATGTVDEIDLEAEAPLMMRLVQDVDSHNLWVVTGDNMMYLIDPEHGHVELEMEVPEPELGRNIVMSAVSPTEGEGHSHDHDHDHEGVYDPHTWISPFNARQQAKAIYDALVAEDPDNADYYAERWEELDQKLADLDERYQNELAETSADVIFVTHEAYGYLADRYGFEQEGAIGISADEQPSASALAHLVEEMMEHGIYVVYLDPVYTDSYANTLKNNVESLSGHSVQVLKLYLMTGTVDGLDCLGQMEANLESLKTGLGASG; encoded by the coding sequence ATGACATCGAAGAAACAGATGATCTTCGCAGTAGCGATCGTGGCCATTTTGGTCACGGCGGGCGCCGCGGCCTTGCTCCTCTCGACCGGAGGCAAGGGCGATTCGGACAAAGTGAACGTGGTAGCCAGCTTCTACCCCTTGGCCTACATGGCCAAGACCATAGGCGGAGACAAGGTATCTGTCTCTACGCTGATTCCCGAGAACACCGAGGTGCATTCATGGTCACCCTCGGCGGCGGACATACTGGCCGCTGACAAAGCCGACCTTTTCATATACAACGGGGCGAGCCTTGACATGTGGGTGGAGAACCAGCTCCTGCCGGCCATCGATACCAGCGACACGACCGTGGTAAAGACCACCGCGGGCATGGTCCTGCACGAGGGCTCCGGCGAGGATGCCGTGGAGGATACGCGTTTCTTCGTGTTCGACAACGACAAGCAGCAGCTCCTGGTCTACGACTCCCACGATGGGGCCATGGTGCTGTCCCAGACCTTCCCCTTCGGGTTGAACATGACGGCGACCTATTCGGGTTATTTCGACCCGGCCATCGAGGCCACCAACTCCGCGGGGTACAAGCTGCTGTTCATACCGAACCTCAATAACGTCACCGTTCTGAACACCGGCCTCCATGGGGATCATTTCCACGATGCGGAGGTGGTCACAGTGATAGACGTGGGCAAGCCCCTGCACGCTCACGTGTCCGAGGACGGGCAGTACGTGGCCTTCGCCCTGGACAACGACAACGGGGTTCTGATAATACCCGTCAACGCGCCCGCAGAATACAAGGTCGTCCTGGACCCCGCCGGTTCATCCTCTACCAACCACGCCACCGTGGTCTTCGACGATGACAACCTGGTATATTATGCGGACATGAGGGAGACCGGGAACAATCCCGAGAACCTCATGATCGTAGATGCGGAAACCGGGGAGATCGTGCTTTCCGGCGGGTACGCCGGGAACGCCCCCCATGGGGGACAGTACTCCTCGGTGACCGGCAAGGTGTACCTGGACTGCGCCGACGGCCTGGCCGTAGTGGGTCCCGACGGGTACGAGAAGACCATCCCGTATGGGCATGATGGGGGCCGCCTCTCCCGGTCCTGGATCAGCGAGAACGGGACCTGGGTCATATCCTATGTGGGAGATACCGGCCGGGGGCTGGCCTATGCCTCCATCGTCGCCTATGACATTGTCAACGAGTCCCTGGTCGCGGAGATAGATGTAGAAGTACAGCAGAAGGCCAACCACGGCTGGCCCGCCTCAATCCTGCTGGAGGACGGCCGCACTGTGGCCATCTCAGACCCCGCGACCGGCAAGGTGCTGCTGATCGACGTAGCCACCGGTACTGTTGATGAGATCGACCTCGAGGCGGAAGCGCCTCTGATGATGAGGCTGGTCCAGGATGTCGACAGCCACAATCTGTGGGTGGTGACCGGTGACAACATGATGTACCTTATCGACCCGGAGCACGGGCACGTCGAGCTGGAGATGGAGGTCCCCGAACCCGAACTGGGCAGGAACATCGTGATGTCGGCCGTTTCCCCTACCGAAGGGGAAGGCCACTCTCATGACCATGACCATGACCATGAGGGGGTGTACGATCCCCACACCTGGATAAGTCCGTTCAACGCCCGGCAGCAAGCCAAGGCGATCTACGACGCCCTAGTGGCCGAGGACCCCGACAACGCTGATTACTACGCCGAGAGGTGGGAGGAGCTGGACCAGAAGCTCGCCGACCTTGACGAGAGGTACCAGAATGAGCTGGCGGAGACCTCGGCGGACGTGATCTTCGTCACCCACGAGGCCTATGGATATCTGGCGGACCGGTACGGCTTCGAGCAGGAGGGCGCCATAGGGATCTCTGCCGACGAGCAGCCCAGCGCTTCGGCCCTGGCCCATCTTGTCGAGGAGATGATGGAGCACGGGATCTACGTCGTCTACCTTGACCCCGTATACACGGACAGCTACGCCAACACCCTGAAGAACAACGTGGAAAGCCTGTCCGGACACAGCGTGCAGGTCCTGAAGCTCTACCTCATGACCGGTACCGTGGACGGCCTGGACTGCCTGGGGCAGATGGAGGCGAACCTGGAGAGCCTTAAAACGGGGCTAGGGGCGAGCGGATAA